A stretch of the Halomonas sp. CH40 genome encodes the following:
- a CDS encoding type I secretion system permease/ATPase, with the protein MPDEPATLAEADELLECLLSIAHQHHHETTREALRAGLPLEEGKLTPGVVGRAAARADLTARIIKSPLGELNPALFPVILLLESGRACLLQAVDLSSGQATVSFPELSDATTDISLHGLAEAYSGQAIYVRPKFRFDARGPEVKQSRERHWFWGVIRENRKLYRDVILGSVLINLFAVAMPLFVMNVYDRVVPNAATETLWVLAAGILIVLCFDLALRLMRNFFVDLAASRADVKLTSSIMQRVLGMRMEAKPASTGSFTSTLQSFEAVRAFIGSATIVALVDLPFVLLFMTIIALIGVPLVIPIVVGAVFVLLYAMAAQSKLHELSETTWRISAQRNSTLVEAVGNLETVKALRGESRLQGSWERASAFLSRTAAQLRLVSTSVTSVALWAQHTVSVVIIITGVYLIIEGDLTQGGLIAAYLLSSRAMAPISQAAGLMAQYHQSATALEALNGVMDKPQERTDSKRYIDRPVVQGDLRFDSVSLRYPDEERDALREVSFRLKPGEKVALIGRIGSGKSTLNKLLLGFYQPTSGAVLLDDVDIRQYDPLQLRRHIGYVPQDITLFYGTLRDNIVAGGGIDGVDDDKLLDAINFSGLADLVRSHPQGVDLPVGEGGSLLSGGQRQAIAIARAVVHAPQVLLLDEPSSAMDHASEDRLKKQLTRYAADKTLIVVTHRTSLLSLVDRIIVMDGGKVMADGPREQVVEALRKGQIGRAS; encoded by the coding sequence ATGCCAGACGAGCCAGCGACCTTGGCGGAGGCGGATGAACTGCTGGAATGCCTGCTGAGTATTGCCCACCAGCACCATCACGAGACCACCCGGGAAGCCCTGCGGGCGGGGTTGCCGCTGGAAGAGGGCAAGCTGACCCCGGGCGTTGTGGGTCGTGCCGCTGCCCGCGCTGACCTGACCGCGCGGATTATCAAAAGCCCGCTGGGCGAGCTGAACCCGGCGCTGTTCCCGGTCATCCTGCTGCTGGAATCAGGCCGTGCCTGCTTGCTGCAAGCGGTGGACCTGAGTAGCGGGCAGGCGACGGTCAGCTTTCCGGAACTTAGCGACGCCACCACCGATATCAGCCTGCACGGCCTGGCAGAGGCCTACAGCGGCCAGGCCATCTATGTGCGCCCCAAGTTCCGCTTTGACGCCCGCGGGCCGGAAGTCAAACAGTCCCGCGAGCGCCACTGGTTCTGGGGCGTGATCCGCGAAAACCGCAAGCTCTATCGGGATGTGATTCTGGGCTCGGTGCTGATCAACCTGTTTGCCGTGGCCATGCCGTTGTTTGTGATGAACGTCTACGATCGGGTGGTGCCCAACGCGGCTACCGAGACGCTCTGGGTGCTGGCGGCGGGCATTCTGATCGTGCTGTGCTTTGATCTGGCCCTGCGCCTGATGCGCAACTTCTTTGTCGATCTCGCCGCCAGCCGGGCGGACGTCAAGCTGACCTCGTCGATCATGCAGCGGGTACTGGGCATGCGCATGGAAGCCAAGCCGGCCTCTACCGGCTCCTTTACCTCCACCCTGCAGTCGTTTGAAGCGGTCAGGGCCTTTATCGGCTCGGCGACCATCGTTGCCCTGGTGGACCTGCCCTTTGTGCTGCTGTTCATGACCATCATTGCCCTGATCGGCGTGCCCCTGGTGATCCCGATTGTGGTGGGCGCGGTGTTTGTCCTGCTGTACGCCATGGCCGCCCAAAGCAAGCTGCACGAACTCTCCGAGACCACCTGGCGGATCAGCGCCCAGCGTAATTCCACTCTGGTGGAAGCGGTGGGCAATCTGGAAACCGTTAAGGCCCTGCGCGGCGAAAGCCGCCTGCAGGGCAGCTGGGAACGGGCCTCGGCCTTTCTGTCCCGTACCGCCGCCCAGCTGCGCCTGGTCAGCACCTCGGTGACCAGTGTGGCGCTCTGGGCCCAGCACACCGTCTCGGTGGTGATCATTATCACCGGCGTCTACCTGATCATTGAAGGCGACCTGACCCAGGGCGGCCTGATTGCCGCCTACCTGCTGTCCTCCCGGGCCATGGCGCCGATCAGCCAGGCCGCCGGCCTGATGGCCCAATACCACCAGTCGGCCACCGCCCTGGAAGCGCTCAACGGCGTGATGGACAAACCCCAGGAACGCACCGACAGCAAACGCTACATTGACCGTCCCGTGGTGCAGGGCGACCTTCGCTTCGACAGCGTCTCACTGCGCTACCCGGATGAAGAACGCGATGCCCTGCGCGAGGTCAGCTTCCGCCTTAAACCGGGCGAAAAAGTCGCCCTGATCGGGCGGATTGGCTCCGGCAAATCCACCCTCAACAAGCTGCTGCTGGGGTTTTACCAGCCGACCAGCGGTGCCGTGCTGCTCGACGACGTGGACATTCGCCAGTACGACCCCCTGCAACTGCGCCGCCATATCGGCTATGTGCCCCAGGACATTACCCTGTTCTACGGCACCCTGCGCGACAACATTGTGGCCGGCGGCGGTATCGACGGCGTGGATGACGACAAACTGCTCGACGCCATTAACTTCAGCGGCCTGGCCGATCTGGTGCGTTCCCACCCGCAAGGCGTGGATTTACCCGTGGGGGAAGGCGGCAGTCTGCTCTCTGGCGGCCAACGCCAGGCGATTGCGATCGCCCGTGCCGTGGTGCATGCGCCCCAGGTGCTGCTGCTCGATGAGCCCTCCAGCGCCATGGATCACGCCAGCGAAGACCGGCTCAAGAAACAGCTGACCCGCTACGCCGCCGACAAAACCCTGATCGTGGTGACTCACCGCACCTCACTGCTTTCCCTGGTCGACCGGATTATCGTTATGGACGGCGGCAAGGTGATGGCCGACGGCCCCCGCGAACAGGTGGTGGAAGCGCTGCGCAAAGGGCAAATCGGGAGGGCCAGCTAA
- a CDS encoding HlyD family type I secretion periplasmic adaptor subunit — translation MAKQTLPSTSNETQATRKQPTAEEKSFDNLGRFTAKGGKVFRPFMDRLFSKRVTSAHLNRDWASDADWARMQQNPLRARLFLYTVVLAVVALITWSYFAEIDEVTRGQGRVIPAQQLQQVQSFDGGVVQAIKVREGQLVETGQVLMEIDPTRFVSDFRENQSQVQALRARAERLRALVTDTPFAPDEDLLRDAPSVVAQEREAYDSHREELREQETVLRDRIRQREAELLEARLRRDTASRELNMASQELQLTRPLLQSGAVSEVEVLRLEREVSRNRGERDQANAAIDRLQAAVEESQSQLRELGAERRSEWRDDLANTIGDIQSLEEASTGLEDRVQLSEIRSPVNGVVQQLYINTRGGVVQPGQEVVDIVPSDEQLLVEARIAPQDIAFLRPGQPATVKLTAYDYAVYGGLDAELEHISADTITDEEGNTFYQVRVRTQEGQVDTDEIDVIPGMTAQVDIMTGKRTVMEFLLKPVLRAWNNSLGER, via the coding sequence ATGGCCAAGCAAACGTTACCCTCTACGTCAAACGAGACACAAGCGACTCGGAAGCAGCCAACCGCCGAAGAAAAGAGCTTTGATAACCTCGGCCGCTTTACTGCCAAAGGCGGCAAGGTTTTCCGCCCCTTTATGGACCGGCTGTTCTCCAAGCGGGTGACCTCGGCTCACCTCAACCGCGACTGGGCCAGCGACGCCGACTGGGCGCGGATGCAGCAGAACCCGCTGCGCGCCCGGCTGTTTCTGTACACGGTAGTGCTCGCGGTGGTCGCCCTGATCACCTGGTCGTACTTTGCCGAGATCGACGAAGTCACCCGCGGCCAGGGCCGGGTGATCCCCGCCCAGCAGCTGCAACAGGTGCAATCCTTTGACGGCGGCGTGGTGCAGGCCATCAAGGTACGCGAAGGCCAGTTGGTCGAGACCGGGCAAGTGCTGATGGAAATCGACCCAACCCGCTTTGTCTCGGACTTCCGCGAAAACCAGTCCCAGGTGCAGGCCCTGCGCGCCCGCGCCGAACGGCTGCGCGCCCTGGTCACCGATACCCCCTTTGCCCCTGATGAAGACCTGCTTCGCGACGCCCCCTCCGTGGTGGCCCAGGAGCGCGAAGCCTACGACAGCCACCGGGAAGAACTGCGCGAACAGGAAACCGTGCTGCGTGATCGCATCCGCCAGCGTGAGGCCGAGCTGCTGGAAGCCCGGCTGCGCCGCGATACCGCCTCCCGCGAGCTCAACATGGCCAGCCAGGAACTCCAGCTCACCCGGCCGCTGCTGCAATCCGGCGCCGTCTCCGAGGTGGAAGTGCTGCGCCTGGAGCGGGAAGTCTCGCGTAACCGCGGCGAGCGCGACCAAGCGAATGCCGCGATTGACCGCTTGCAGGCCGCGGTGGAAGAAAGTCAATCCCAACTGCGTGAACTCGGCGCCGAACGGCGCAGCGAATGGCGGGATGACCTGGCCAACACCATTGGGGATATCCAATCGCTTGAAGAAGCCAGTACCGGCCTGGAAGACCGCGTCCAACTGTCAGAAATCCGCTCCCCGGTCAACGGCGTCGTCCAGCAGCTGTATATCAACACCCGCGGCGGGGTGGTTCAGCCCGGCCAGGAAGTGGTCGATATCGTCCCCAGCGACGAACAACTGCTGGTCGAAGCGCGGATTGCTCCCCAGGACATCGCCTTTTTGCGCCCCGGCCAGCCGGCCACCGTCAAGCTGACCGCCTACGACTACGCCGTCTACGGCGGGCTGGACGCCGAACTTGAGCACATCAGCGCCGACACCATTACCGACGAAGAAGGCAACACCTTTTACCAGGTGCGGGTGCGCACCCAGGAAGGCCAGGTCGACACCGACGAAATAGACGTCATCCCCGGCATGACCGCCCAGGTCGACATCATGACCGGCAAGCGCACGGTGATGGAATTTCTGCTCAAGCCGGTGTTACGGGCCTGGAACAACTCATTGGGAGAACGCTGA
- a CDS encoding response regulator transcription factor translates to MNHLFITPAARLQPRWQAAFPQAEVAAIAPEAARLTPPPDIVWVVCEGEQQPLSAPLLETVTRLSTESAVVVLANAPQQADALQALQAGARGYAHALSPVATLQQIATVVTNAGIWVPADLMAQVMGHTWQALNGEQRLRHALLDKLTEREREVALAVVQGASNKQVARTLNITERTVKAHLTSIFHKLAITDRMQLILKLVGRSADLPETLSTTR, encoded by the coding sequence ATGAACCACCTCTTTATCACCCCCGCCGCGCGTTTACAGCCCCGCTGGCAGGCAGCGTTTCCACAGGCCGAGGTTGCCGCGATCGCCCCCGAAGCAGCCCGCCTGACACCACCGCCGGATATCGTCTGGGTCGTCTGCGAAGGCGAACAGCAACCCCTATCAGCGCCCTTGCTGGAGACAGTGACCCGTCTTTCCACTGAGAGCGCCGTGGTCGTGCTGGCCAACGCCCCCCAGCAGGCCGATGCCCTGCAGGCCCTGCAAGCCGGGGCGCGGGGCTATGCCCATGCGCTCAGCCCGGTGGCCACGCTGCAACAGATTGCCACCGTGGTGACGAATGCCGGGATCTGGGTACCCGCCGACCTGATGGCCCAGGTGATGGGGCACACCTGGCAAGCGCTCAACGGCGAGCAGCGCCTCCGGCATGCCCTGCTGGACAAGCTCACCGAACGCGAACGCGAGGTGGCGCTGGCGGTGGTACAGGGAGCGAGCAACAAACAGGTGGCACGCACCCTCAATATTACCGAGCGCACGGTCAAGGCGCACCTGACTTCAATCTTTCATAAGCTGGCGATTACGGATCGAATGCAGCTTATCCTTAAGCTTGTAGGTAGATCGGCCGATCTTCCTGAAACGCTTTCAACCACACGTTAG